In Mus caroli chromosome 9, CAROLI_EIJ_v1.1, whole genome shotgun sequence, a single window of DNA contains:
- the Nnmt gene encoding nicotinamide N-methyltransferase isoform X2 — protein sequence MESGFTSKDTYLSHFNPRDYLEKYYSFGSRHCAENEILRHLLKNLFKIFCLGGVKGELLIDIGSGPTIYQLLSACESFKEIIVSDYTDQNLWELQKWLKKDPGAFDWSPVVTYVCDLEGNRTKGPEKEEKLRRAIKQEPGQSAQARRLPGDSRCPEE from the exons ATGGAATCTGGCTTCACCTCCAAGGACACTTATCTAAGTCATTTTAATCCTCGGGATTACTTGGAAAAATATTACAGCTTTGGGTCCAGACACTGTGCAGAAAACGAGATCCTCAGACATCTGCTGAAAAATCTTTTTAAGATATTCTGCCTGG GTGGTGTAAAGGGAGAACTCCTGATTGACATTGGCTCTGGCCCCACCATCTATCAGCTTCTCTCTGCCTGTGAGTCCTTCAAGGAGATCATTGTCTCTGACTACACAGACCAGAACCTCTGGGAGCTGCAGAAGTGGCTGAAGAAGGATCCAGGAGCCTTTGACTGGTCCCCAGTGGTCACCTATGTGTGTGATCTTGAAGGCAACAG AACGAAGGGACCTGAGAAGGAGGAGAAGTTGAGGCGGGCAATCAAGCAG GAACCTGGGCAGTCTGCTCAAGCCAGGAGGCTTCCTGGTGATAGTAGATGCCCTGAAGAGTAG
- the Nnmt gene encoding nicotinamide N-methyltransferase isoform X1 yields MESGFTSKDTYLSHFNPRDYLEKYYSFGSRHCAENEILRHLLKNLFKIFCLGGVKGELLIDIGSGPTIYQLLSACESFKEIIVSDYTDQNLWELQKWLKKDPGAFDWSPVVTYVCDLEGNRTKGPEKEEKLRRAIKQVLKCDVTQSQPLGGVSLPPADCLLSTLCLDAACPDLPAYRTALRNLGSLLKPGGFLVIVDALKSSYYMIGEQKFSSLPLGWETVRDAVEEAGYTIEQFEVISQNYSSTTSNNEGLFSLVGRKPGRAE; encoded by the exons ATGGAATCTGGCTTCACCTCCAAGGACACTTATCTAAGTCATTTTAATCCTCGGGATTACTTGGAAAAATATTACAGCTTTGGGTCCAGACACTGTGCAGAAAACGAGATCCTCAGACATCTGCTGAAAAATCTTTTTAAGATATTCTGCCTGG GTGGTGTAAAGGGAGAACTCCTGATTGACATTGGCTCTGGCCCCACCATCTATCAGCTTCTCTCTGCCTGTGAGTCCTTCAAGGAGATCATTGTCTCTGACTACACAGACCAGAACCTCTGGGAGCTGCAGAAGTGGCTGAAGAAGGATCCAGGAGCCTTTGACTGGTCCCCAGTGGTCACCTATGTGTGTGATCTTGAAGGCAACAG AACGAAGGGACCTGAGAAGGAGGAGAAGTTGAGGCGGGCAATCAAGCAGGTGCTAAAGTGTGATGTGACCCAGAGCCAGCCTCTGGGTGgggtctctctgcctcctgctgacTGCCTGCTCAGCACGctgtgcctggatgctgcctgcCCTGACCTCCCGGCCTATCGCACTGCCCTCAGGAACCTGGGCAGTCTGCTCAAGCCAGGAGGCTTCCTGGTGATAGTAGATGCCCTGAAGAGTAGCTACTACATGATTGGGGAGCAGAAGTTTTCCAGCCTTCCCCTGGGATGGGAGACTGTTCGAGATGCTGTGGAAGAAGCTGGTTACACCATTGAGCAGTTTGAGGTGATTTCTCAAAATTACTCTTCTACCACATCTAATAATGAAGGACTCTTCTCCCTAGTGGGGCGAAAGCCAGGCAGAGCTGAATGA